The following are encoded together in the Eptesicus fuscus isolate TK198812 chromosome 16, DD_ASM_mEF_20220401, whole genome shotgun sequence genome:
- the KRCC1 gene encoding lysine-rich coiled-coil protein 1 has protein sequence MKHSKKTYDSFQDELEDYIQVQRARGLEPKTCFRQMRGDYLETCRDKEEVDFRPRYRRFDQRLPTETIQTHPRSCSVSQTVENQLPQWLPAHDSMRYCQFTRDCFSEKPAPLNLSHQEYNYSSYCVESRVYKHFSENSTSAHKPGHERMHQKRKRHPEGREKSEEKQPEHKRKRDGEETDLDKHRSIQKSSTEVETVRISTEKLKNQRERKRRDVASKKEDRKRRKEKKEQGKERTEEEMLWDQSILGF, from the coding sequence ATGAAGCATTCAAAGAAGACATATGACTCTTTTCAAGATGAACTTGAAGATTATATCCAAGTGCAGAGAGCCAGAGGCTTAGAACCAAAGACTTGTTTCAGACAGATGAGAGGGGACTATTTGGAAACCTGTAGGGACAAAGAAGAGGTTGATTTCAGACCCAGGTATAGAAGGTTTGATCAAAGACTCCCAACTGAAACCATCCAGACCCACCCCAGGTCATGCAGTGTTTCACAAACAGTGGAAAACCAGTTACCTCAGTGGCTACCAGCTCATGACAGCATGAGATACTGTCAATTCACCAGGGACTGTTTCTCAGAAAAACCAGCACCCCTGAACCTTAGTCATCAAGAGTATAATTATAGCTCATACTGTGTAGAATCTAGAGTTTACAAGCACTTCTCAGAAAACAGTACCAGTGCCCATAAACCCGGGCATGAACGGATGCACCAGAAGAGAAAACGGCACCCAGAAGGCAGAGAAAAATCAGAGGAGAAGCAGCCCGAGCATAAGAGGAAAAGAGATGGTGAGGAAACTGATTTAGACAAACACAGGAGCATCCAAAAGAGCAGCACCGAGGTGGAAACAGTCAGGATCAGCACAGAGAAGCTTAAGaatcaaagggagagaaaaagacgAGATGTAGCCTCTAAGAAAGAGGATCGTAAgcgtagaaaagagaaaaaggaacaaggCAAAGAAAGGACAGAGGAGGAAATGCTTTGGGACCAGTCTATCCTTGGATTTTGA